A region from the Enoplosus armatus isolate fEnoArm2 chromosome 24, fEnoArm2.hap1, whole genome shotgun sequence genome encodes:
- the rpl31 gene encoding large ribosomal subunit protein eL31 gives MAPTKKGEKKKGRSAINEVVTREYTINVHKRIHGVGFKKRAPRAIKEIRKFAVKEMGTPDVRIDTRLNKAVWSKGVRNVPYRIRVRLSRKRNEDEDSPNKLYTLVTYVPVTTCKGLQTVNVDEN, from the exons ATGGCCCCAActaagaaaggagagaaaaagaaggggcGTTCAGCCATCAACGAGGTTGTGACCAGAGAGTACACCATCAACGTCCACAAGCGCATCCATGGAGT GGGTTTCAAGAAGAGGGCTCCACGCGCCATCAAGGAGATCCGCAAGTTCGCCGTGAAGGAGATGGGAACTCCTGATGTCCGCATCGACACTCGCCTCAACAAGGCAGTGTGGAGCAAGGGTGTCAG gAACGTGCCGTACAGGATACGCGTACGGCTGTCCAGGAAGCGTAATGAGGATGAGGACTCTCCCAACAAACTGTACACCCTGGTCACGTATGTCCCAGTCACCACATGCAAAG GTCTGCAGACAGTCAATGTTGATGAAAACTAA
- the chst10 gene encoding carbohydrate sulfotransferase 10 isoform X1, with translation MGEAMRHHWLLLGACGWVLLILMFVSKFISFRAVDDYGERVGGQSWTVPGTKVVKPIPVSSPEKPVPKPSNQPSAVPTVADWQPVSEKRIELLSTVCKNSSLRNLTHVSISKFVLDRIFVCDKQKILFCQTPKVGNTQWKKVLIVLNGAFSTVEEIPENLVHDHEKNGLPRLSSLTPQEITHRLNTYFKFFIVRDPFERLISAFKDKFVKNPRFEPWYKHDIAPAIIRKYRKSHRDSELVASGLHFEDFVRYLGDVEGRHRMDRQFGEHIIHWVTYADLCAPCEIHYSVVGHHETLEQDAPYILKAAGIDQLVSYPAIPPGITRYNRTKVEHYFSGISKRDIRRLYARYQGDFRLFGYPSPDFLLN, from the exons ATGGGCGAAGCGATGCGGCACCACTGGCTGCTCCTTGGGGCTTGCGGCTGGGTGCTGCTCATCCTGATGTTTGTCAGCAAGTTCATCAGCTTCAGAGCTGTAGATG ACTATGGAGAGAGGGTTGGCGGTCAGAGTTGGACAGTGCCAGGCACCAAAGTGGTTAAACCCAttcctgtttccagtccagAGAAACCAGTCCCAAAGCCATCCAATCAG CCCTCAGCTGTACCTACAGTGGCAGATTGGCAGCCAGTCTCTGAGAAGCGAATCGAGTTGCTCTCGACTGTGTGTAAGAACAGCAGCCTCAGGAATTTGACTCACGTTTCCATCAGCAAGTTTGTCCTGGACCGCATCTTTGTCTGCGACAAACAGAAGATCTTGTTCTGCCAGACGCCTAAAGTGGGCAACACACAATGGAAGAAGGTCCTCATTGTGCTCAATG GAGCATTCTCCACTGTGGAGGAGATACCAGAAAACCTTGTTCATGATCATGAGAAGAACGGCCTGCCCCGTCTGTCATCACTCACGCCGCAGGAAATTACCCACAG ATTAAACACTTACTTTAAGTTTTTCATCGTGAGAGATCCCTTTGAGCGCCTGATTTCTGCATTCAAGGACAAGTTTGTGAAGAACCCACGCTTTGAGCCTTGGTACAAGCATGACATCGCTCCAGCCATCATCCGGAAGTACCGCAAGAGCCACCGTGACAGCGAGCTTGTTGCCTCTGGCCTACACTTTGAGGACTTTGTCCGTTACTTGGGTGATGTGGAAGGCCGTCACCGCATGGACCGGCAGTTCGGTGAGCACATTATTCACTGGGTGACTTATGCAGACTTGTGCGCACCATGCGAAATACACTACAGTGTGGTGGGCCACCACGAAACGCTGGAGCAAGACGCCCCGTACATCCTCAAAGCGGCAGGCATCGACCAGCTGGTGTCCTACCCAGCTATTCCTCCAGGCATCACCCGTTACAACAGGACCAAGGTGGAGCACTACTTCTCAGGCATCAGCAAGCGGGACATCCGGCGTCTCTACGCACGATACCAGGGAGACTTCCGCCTATTTGGTTACCCGAGCCCAGATTTTCTACTGAACTAA
- the chst10 gene encoding carbohydrate sulfotransferase 10 isoform X2: MGEAMRHHWLLLGACGWVLLILMFVSKFISFRAVDDYGERVGGQSWTVPGTKVVKPIPVSSPEKPVPKPSNQVTNEPSAVPTVADWQPVSEKRIELLSTVCKNSSLRNLTHVSISKFVLDRIFVCDKQKILFCQTPKVGNTQWKKVLIVLNGAFSTVEEIPENLVHDHEKNGLPRLSSLTPQEITHRLNTYFKFFIVRDPFERLISAFKDKFVKNPRFEPWYKHDIAPAIIRKYRKSHRDSELVASGLHFEDFVRYLGDVEGRHRMDRQFGEHIIHWVTYADLCAPCEIHYSVVGHHETLEQDAPYILKAAGIDQLVSYPAIPPGITRYNRTKVEHYFSGISKRDIRRLYARYQGDFRLFGYPSPDFLLN; this comes from the exons ATGGGCGAAGCGATGCGGCACCACTGGCTGCTCCTTGGGGCTTGCGGCTGGGTGCTGCTCATCCTGATGTTTGTCAGCAAGTTCATCAGCTTCAGAGCTGTAGATG ACTATGGAGAGAGGGTTGGCGGTCAGAGTTGGACAGTGCCAGGCACCAAAGTGGTTAAACCCAttcctgtttccagtccagAGAAACCAGTCCCAAAGCCATCCAATCAGGTGACTAATGAA CCCTCAGCTGTACCTACAGTGGCAGATTGGCAGCCAGTCTCTGAGAAGCGAATCGAGTTGCTCTCGACTGTGTGTAAGAACAGCAGCCTCAGGAATTTGACTCACGTTTCCATCAGCAAGTTTGTCCTGGACCGCATCTTTGTCTGCGACAAACAGAAGATCTTGTTCTGCCAGACGCCTAAAGTGGGCAACACACAATGGAAGAAGGTCCTCATTGTGCTCAATG GAGCATTCTCCACTGTGGAGGAGATACCAGAAAACCTTGTTCATGATCATGAGAAGAACGGCCTGCCCCGTCTGTCATCACTCACGCCGCAGGAAATTACCCACAG ATTAAACACTTACTTTAAGTTTTTCATCGTGAGAGATCCCTTTGAGCGCCTGATTTCTGCATTCAAGGACAAGTTTGTGAAGAACCCACGCTTTGAGCCTTGGTACAAGCATGACATCGCTCCAGCCATCATCCGGAAGTACCGCAAGAGCCACCGTGACAGCGAGCTTGTTGCCTCTGGCCTACACTTTGAGGACTTTGTCCGTTACTTGGGTGATGTGGAAGGCCGTCACCGCATGGACCGGCAGTTCGGTGAGCACATTATTCACTGGGTGACTTATGCAGACTTGTGCGCACCATGCGAAATACACTACAGTGTGGTGGGCCACCACGAAACGCTGGAGCAAGACGCCCCGTACATCCTCAAAGCGGCAGGCATCGACCAGCTGGTGTCCTACCCAGCTATTCCTCCAGGCATCACCCGTTACAACAGGACCAAGGTGGAGCACTACTTCTCAGGCATCAGCAAGCGGGACATCCGGCGTCTCTACGCACGATACCAGGGAGACTTCCGCCTATTTGGTTACCCGAGCCCAGATTTTCTACTGAACTAA
- the chst10 gene encoding carbohydrate sulfotransferase 10 isoform X3 encodes MRHHWLLLGACGWVLLILMFVSKFISFRAVDDYGERVGGQSWTVPGTKVPSAVPTVADWQPVSEKRIELLSTVCKNSSLRNLTHVSISKFVLDRIFVCDKQKILFCQTPKVGNTQWKKVLIVLNGAFSTVEEIPENLVHDHEKNGLPRLSSLTPQEITHRLNTYFKFFIVRDPFERLISAFKDKFVKNPRFEPWYKHDIAPAIIRKYRKSHRDSELVASGLHFEDFVRYLGDVEGRHRMDRQFGEHIIHWVTYADLCAPCEIHYSVVGHHETLEQDAPYILKAAGIDQLVSYPAIPPGITRYNRTKVEHYFSGISKRDIRRLYARYQGDFRLFGYPSPDFLLN; translated from the exons ATGCGGCACCACTGGCTGCTCCTTGGGGCTTGCGGCTGGGTGCTGCTCATCCTGATGTTTGTCAGCAAGTTCATCAGCTTCAGAGCTGTAGATG ACTATGGAGAGAGGGTTGGCGGTCAGAGTTGGACAGTGCCAGGCACCAAAGTG CCCTCAGCTGTACCTACAGTGGCAGATTGGCAGCCAGTCTCTGAGAAGCGAATCGAGTTGCTCTCGACTGTGTGTAAGAACAGCAGCCTCAGGAATTTGACTCACGTTTCCATCAGCAAGTTTGTCCTGGACCGCATCTTTGTCTGCGACAAACAGAAGATCTTGTTCTGCCAGACGCCTAAAGTGGGCAACACACAATGGAAGAAGGTCCTCATTGTGCTCAATG GAGCATTCTCCACTGTGGAGGAGATACCAGAAAACCTTGTTCATGATCATGAGAAGAACGGCCTGCCCCGTCTGTCATCACTCACGCCGCAGGAAATTACCCACAG ATTAAACACTTACTTTAAGTTTTTCATCGTGAGAGATCCCTTTGAGCGCCTGATTTCTGCATTCAAGGACAAGTTTGTGAAGAACCCACGCTTTGAGCCTTGGTACAAGCATGACATCGCTCCAGCCATCATCCGGAAGTACCGCAAGAGCCACCGTGACAGCGAGCTTGTTGCCTCTGGCCTACACTTTGAGGACTTTGTCCGTTACTTGGGTGATGTGGAAGGCCGTCACCGCATGGACCGGCAGTTCGGTGAGCACATTATTCACTGGGTGACTTATGCAGACTTGTGCGCACCATGCGAAATACACTACAGTGTGGTGGGCCACCACGAAACGCTGGAGCAAGACGCCCCGTACATCCTCAAAGCGGCAGGCATCGACCAGCTGGTGTCCTACCCAGCTATTCCTCCAGGCATCACCCGTTACAACAGGACCAAGGTGGAGCACTACTTCTCAGGCATCAGCAAGCGGGACATCCGGCGTCTCTACGCACGATACCAGGGAGACTTCCGCCTATTTGGTTACCCGAGCCCAGATTTTCTACTGAACTAA